A part of Streptomyces sp. DSM 40750 genomic DNA contains:
- a CDS encoding quinone oxidoreductase family protein has product MRAIEFQEYGDPEVLKVVEAEAPEPGPGQVSVDVAYAGVNFADLKARAEGYRVTALPYRPGLEVSGRVRALGEGVQGLSVGQQVTALTDAGAYAEVVVADAVTVFPLPEGVDLRTGATLPTVLPTAYALVHTVGRLRAGETVLVQGAAGGIGTVAGQLAKAAGAGAVYGVVSDAAKAKHALDHGYDEVFAGTAATGFFADEVRAATGGRGVDLVLDPVGGDTLRAGLGSLAPFGRLVSFGNAGGEQPWTVGQPELYALGLTVSGFSILTLAKSAPAELRALAERAFATVVEGVVSLPVTAEFGLAEAAEAHRLMGARKSVGKLLLRVGGDEA; this is encoded by the coding sequence ATGCGCGCGATCGAGTTCCAGGAGTACGGCGACCCCGAGGTCCTGAAGGTGGTGGAGGCGGAGGCCCCCGAGCCCGGCCCCGGGCAGGTGAGCGTCGACGTGGCGTACGCGGGGGTGAACTTCGCCGATCTGAAGGCCCGCGCCGAGGGCTACCGGGTCACGGCCCTCCCCTACCGCCCCGGTCTGGAGGTCTCCGGGCGGGTGCGCGCGCTCGGCGAGGGCGTCCAGGGGCTGAGCGTCGGACAGCAGGTGACCGCGCTGACGGACGCGGGCGCGTACGCGGAGGTCGTGGTGGCCGACGCGGTGACCGTGTTCCCGCTGCCGGAGGGCGTCGATCTCCGCACCGGGGCCACGCTCCCCACCGTGCTGCCGACGGCGTACGCGCTCGTGCACACGGTGGGGCGGCTGCGGGCCGGTGAGACCGTGCTCGTGCAGGGCGCGGCGGGCGGAATCGGCACCGTCGCCGGGCAGTTGGCGAAGGCGGCGGGCGCCGGGGCGGTGTACGGGGTCGTCTCGGACGCGGCCAAGGCGAAGCACGCCCTGGACCACGGTTACGACGAGGTCTTCGCCGGGACCGCCGCCACCGGGTTCTTCGCGGACGAGGTACGCGCCGCGACCGGCGGCCGTGGCGTCGACCTGGTCCTCGACCCCGTCGGCGGCGACACCCTCCGCGCCGGGCTCGGCTCCCTCGCCCCGTTCGGCCGCCTCGTCTCCTTCGGCAACGCCGGCGGGGAGCAGCCGTGGACCGTCGGCCAGCCCGAGCTGTACGCCCTCGGCCTGACCGTCTCCGGCTTCTCGATCCTCACCCTCGCCAAGTCGGCCCCCGCCGAACTGCGCGCCCTCGCCGAGCGGGCGTTCGCCACGGTCGTCGAGGGGGTCGTATCGCTGCCGGTGACAGCGGAGTTCGGCCTGGCGGAGGCGGCTGAGGCCCACCGGCTGATGGGTGCGCGCAAGAGCGTGGGGAAGCTGCTGCTTCGAGTGGGGGGCGACGAGGCGTGA
- a CDS encoding ArsR/SmtB family transcription factor has protein sequence MVERAGHRAAPEHTHPDDVPVLTALAALADPVRITLVRELAGSTVWTRSCGSFDVPVGKAALSHHFSVLRGAGLVEQRDEGARRVNRLRREEFDARFPGLLDLVLRED, from the coding sequence ATGGTGGAACGCGCCGGCCATCGGGCGGCCCCCGAGCACACCCACCCCGACGACGTCCCGGTCCTGACGGCCCTCGCGGCTCTCGCCGATCCCGTACGCATCACGCTCGTACGGGAGTTGGCGGGTTCCACGGTGTGGACGCGCAGCTGCGGCAGCTTCGACGTGCCGGTCGGCAAGGCCGCCCTCAGCCACCACTTCTCCGTACTGCGGGGCGCCGGACTCGTAGAGCAGCGCGACGAGGGCGCCAGGCGCGTCAACCGGCTGCGACGCGAGGAGTTCGACGCCCGCTTCCCGGGGCTGCTCGACCTGGTCCTGCGCGAGGACTGA
- a CDS encoding PLD nuclease N-terminal domain-containing protein has product MLRVLMYLVPLALTIYAFIDCLNTPEDEAKHLPKIAWVFIILLFWIVGPIAWLAAGKLRNVPAGGRTPSEWHRNHRTEYVAPDDNPEFLKSLAEDNKKDESLLKSWEADLRRREEELKRQEDNQDEKRGKGDKKDGED; this is encoded by the coding sequence ATGCTCAGGGTGTTGATGTACCTCGTGCCGCTGGCGCTGACGATCTACGCCTTCATCGACTGCCTCAACACCCCCGAGGACGAGGCGAAGCATTTGCCGAAGATCGCCTGGGTCTTCATCATCCTGCTCTTCTGGATCGTCGGCCCGATCGCCTGGCTCGCCGCCGGCAAGCTGCGCAACGTCCCCGCGGGCGGCCGCACCCCCTCCGAGTGGCACCGCAACCACCGCACGGAGTACGTCGCCCCCGACGACAACCCCGAGTTCCTGAAGTCCCTCGCCGAGGACAACAAGAAGGACGAGTCCCTGCTCAAGAGCTGGGAGGCCGACCTGCGCCGCCGCGAGGAGGAGCTGAAGCGGCAGGAGGACAATCAGGACGAGAAGCGGGGCAAGGGCGACAAGAAGGACGGCGAGGACTAG
- a CDS encoding menaquinone biosynthesis decarboxylase encodes MAYDDLRSLLRALEREGDLKRIKAEVDPYLEVGEIVDRVNKAGGPALLFENVKGSSMPLAMNVFGTDRRLLKALGLKSYGEISEKIGGLLKPELPHGFVGVREAFGKLGAVAHVPPKKVKEAPVQEVVLQGDDVDLEQLPALFTWPKDGGSFFNLGLTHTKHPETGVRNLGLYRLQRHDRRTIGMHWQIHKDSRNHYQVAAKRGERLPVAIAFGCPPAVTYASTAPLPGDIDEYLFAGFVAGRRIEMVDCKTVPLQVPAQAEVVIEGWLEPGEMLPEGPFGDHTGFYTPQEPFPALKIDCVTMRKRPLLQSIVVGRPPTEDGPLGRATERFFLPLLKIIVPDIVDYHLPEAGGFHNCAIISIDKKYPKHAQKVMHAIWGAHMMSLTKLIVVVDSDCDVHDLHEVAWRALGNTDYARDLTVVEGPVDHLDHASYQQFWGGKAGIDATKKWIEEGYTRDGGWPDMVESDPATAALVDRRWKEYGL; translated from the coding sequence ATGGCTTACGACGATCTTCGCTCCCTGCTCCGCGCACTGGAGCGCGAGGGCGATCTCAAGCGCATCAAGGCCGAAGTCGACCCGTATCTGGAGGTCGGGGAGATCGTCGACCGGGTCAACAAGGCCGGCGGCCCCGCCCTGCTCTTCGAAAACGTGAAGGGCTCCTCGATGCCCCTCGCGATGAACGTCTTCGGCACGGACCGCCGCCTGCTGAAGGCCCTCGGCCTCAAGTCGTACGGCGAGATCAGCGAGAAGATCGGCGGCCTCCTCAAGCCCGAGCTGCCGCACGGCTTCGTGGGCGTCCGCGAGGCCTTCGGGAAGCTCGGCGCGGTGGCCCACGTACCGCCGAAGAAGGTGAAGGAGGCCCCCGTACAGGAGGTGGTCCTCCAGGGCGACGACGTGGATCTGGAACAGCTTCCGGCGCTGTTCACCTGGCCCAAGGACGGCGGCTCCTTCTTCAACCTGGGGCTCACCCACACCAAGCACCCCGAGACCGGCGTACGCAACCTCGGCCTCTACCGCCTCCAGCGCCACGACAGGCGCACCATCGGCATGCACTGGCAGATCCACAAGGACAGCCGCAACCACTACCAGGTGGCCGCGAAGCGCGGCGAGCGACTGCCGGTCGCGATCGCCTTCGGCTGCCCGCCGGCGGTGACGTACGCCTCGACCGCGCCCCTCCCCGGTGACATCGACGAGTACCTGTTCGCCGGGTTCGTCGCGGGCAGGCGGATCGAGATGGTCGACTGCAAGACGGTGCCCCTGCAGGTGCCGGCGCAGGCGGAGGTCGTGATCGAGGGCTGGCTGGAGCCGGGCGAGATGCTCCCCGAGGGCCCGTTCGGCGACCACACCGGCTTCTACACCCCGCAGGAGCCGTTCCCGGCACTGAAGATCGACTGTGTGACGATGCGGAAGCGGCCGCTGCTCCAGTCGATCGTGGTCGGCCGTCCGCCGACGGAGGACGGGCCGCTGGGCCGGGCGACGGAACGCTTCTTCCTGCCGTTGCTGAAGATCATCGTCCCGGACATCGTGGACTACCACCTCCCCGAGGCGGGCGGCTTCCACAACTGCGCGATCATCTCGATCGACAAGAAGTACCCCAAGCACGCGCAGAAGGTCATGCACGCGATCTGGGGCGCCCACATGATGTCCCTGACGAAGCTGATCGTGGTGGTGGACTCCGACTGCGATGTCCACGACCTGCACGAGGTCGCCTGGCGCGCGCTGGGCAACACGGACTACGCCCGCGACCTCACGGTGGTCGAGGGCCCGGTGGACCACCTGGACCACGCCTCGTACCAGCAGTTCTGGGGCGGCAAGGCGGGCATCGACGCGACGAAGAAGTGGATCGAGGAGGGCTACACGCGGGACGGGGGCTGGCCGGACATGGTCGAGTCGGACCCGGCCACGGCGGCGCTCGTCGATCGCCGCTGGAAGGAATACGGCCTGTGA
- the mqnP gene encoding menaquinone biosynthesis prenyltransferase MqnP has translation MSSASAAIPQPGRTKAFLRLVMIEHSIFALPFAYIASLTAMFQMDGNIHWARLLLVTICMVGLRTFAMAVNRIIDREIDARNPRTAQRELVTGAMSVRHAWTGALVALVIFLGAAALLNPLCLALAPIAVIPMVVYPYGKRFTNYPQAILGLAQAMGPVGGWLAITGSWSWDAVILGLAVGIWIGGFDLIYACQDVDSDRESGVLSVPARFGIPAAVWAARVCHALTTVLFVWYAVVTEAGAFLWLGLAIVAAAFVYEHTIVRPHDLSRLNRAFFSVNGFIGIALFACALLDLLVRGLTL, from the coding sequence GTGAGCAGCGCATCGGCGGCGATCCCTCAGCCGGGCCGCACGAAGGCCTTCCTCCGCCTGGTGATGATCGAACACTCGATCTTCGCGCTCCCCTTCGCGTACATCGCCTCGCTCACGGCCATGTTCCAGATGGACGGCAACATCCACTGGGCACGGCTGCTCCTGGTCACCATCTGCATGGTGGGCCTGCGCACCTTCGCGATGGCGGTCAACCGGATCATCGACCGCGAGATCGACGCGCGGAACCCGCGCACGGCGCAGCGCGAGCTGGTGACGGGCGCGATGTCGGTCCGCCATGCCTGGACGGGTGCCCTGGTCGCGCTGGTGATCTTCCTCGGCGCGGCGGCCCTGCTCAACCCCCTCTGCCTGGCCCTGGCCCCCATCGCAGTGATCCCGATGGTGGTCTACCCCTACGGCAAACGCTTCACGAACTACCCCCAGGCGATCCTGGGCCTCGCCCAGGCGATGGGCCCGGTCGGCGGCTGGCTCGCCATCACGGGTTCCTGGTCCTGGGACGCGGTGATCCTCGGCCTGGCGGTGGGCATCTGGATCGGCGGCTTCGACCTCATCTACGCCTGCCAGGACGTCGACTCCGACCGCGAATCCGGCGTCCTGTCGGTCCCGGCCCGCTTCGGCATCCCGGCGGCGGTGTGGGCGGCGAGGGTCTGTCACGCCCTGACGACGGTGCTGTTCGTCTGGTACGCGGTGGTGACGGAGGCGGGTGCCTTCCTGTGGCTGGGACTGGCGATCGTCGCGGCCGCGTTCGTGTACGAGCACACGATCGTCCGCCCCCACGACTTGTCACGCCTGAACCGCGCGTTCTTCTCCGTCAACGGCTTCATCGGCATCGCCCTGTTCGCGTGCGCGCTGCTGGATCTGCTGGTGCGGGGGCTGACGCTGTAG
- a CDS encoding rhomboid family intramembrane serine protease — MAGGVRGALSREREWSRGDRVRAAAKLMVGWVALLWILEVIDVASGHALDDFGIIPRSVPELVDVVPAAFIHFGFGHVAANSVPLLVLGFLSALGGLRRFAAVCALIIVADGLGVWLISPDNTNTAGASGVVFGLFGFLLVTGFVERRLLGVAVGVLIAAVWGGAILGGIAPTEAGVSWQGHLIGLVTGVVAAFLFRRRQAVAA; from the coding sequence ATGGCTGGTGGAGTGCGTGGGGCGCTGAGCCGGGAGCGGGAGTGGTCGCGCGGGGACCGTGTGAGGGCCGCTGCCAAGCTGATGGTGGGCTGGGTGGCGCTGCTGTGGATCCTCGAAGTGATCGATGTGGCGAGCGGCCACGCGCTGGACGACTTCGGCATCATTCCGCGCTCGGTGCCCGAGCTGGTCGATGTCGTGCCCGCCGCGTTCATCCACTTCGGCTTCGGCCATGTCGCCGCGAACAGCGTGCCGCTGCTGGTGCTGGGGTTCCTCTCGGCGCTCGGGGGTCTGCGCCGCTTCGCCGCGGTCTGTGCGCTGATCATCGTCGCGGACGGCCTGGGGGTCTGGCTGATATCCCCGGACAACACCAACACGGCGGGCGCCTCCGGCGTCGTCTTCGGTCTCTTCGGCTTCCTCCTGGTCACCGGTTTCGTCGAGCGCCGGCTGCTGGGGGTCGCGGTGGGTGTGCTGATCGCCGCGGTCTGGGGCGGCGCCATCCTCGGCGGCATCGCCCCCACCGAGGCCGGCGTCAGCTGGCAGGGGCATCTGATCGGGCTGGTGACGGGTGTTGTGGCGGCGTTCTTGTTCCGCCGCCGCCAGGCTGTCGCCGCCTGA
- a CDS encoding UbiX family flavin prenyltransferase, protein MNPVKPGETPRTPWIVGVSGASGTPYAAAVLRALLAVGESVDLVVSRASRLTLLDETGIPFRDAHWRDDLREWLSRGADGKPGTFPVDIDGDRVRHWSAGDLAAGPSSGSYPVKGMLIVPASTACVAGVALGLSKDLLQRAASVTLKERRRLVVAVRETPLNGQTLRHLVTLDDAGATVLPASPAFYAGATHIQDLVDFVAGRVLDAAGVPHTLYRRWEGDVGGARAPHTAS, encoded by the coding sequence GTGAACCCAGTCAAGCCAGGAGAGACGCCGCGTACGCCTTGGATCGTAGGGGTCTCCGGCGCATCCGGCACCCCATACGCCGCGGCCGTGCTGCGCGCGCTCCTCGCCGTCGGCGAGAGCGTCGACCTCGTGGTGTCCCGGGCCTCGCGACTGACCCTCCTGGACGAGACGGGAATCCCCTTCCGGGACGCGCACTGGCGTGACGACCTGCGGGAATGGCTCTCCCGTGGGGCCGACGGCAAACCGGGCACCTTCCCGGTCGACATCGACGGCGACCGCGTACGGCACTGGAGCGCCGGCGACCTGGCCGCCGGACCGTCCTCGGGCTCGTACCCCGTCAAGGGGATGCTGATCGTCCCCGCGTCGACGGCATGTGTGGCGGGCGTCGCGCTGGGCCTGAGCAAGGACCTGCTCCAACGGGCCGCGAGCGTGACCCTCAAGGAGCGCCGGCGCCTCGTCGTCGCCGTACGCGAGACCCCGTTGAACGGGCAGACACTGCGGCATCTGGTGACCCTGGACGACGCGGGCGCGACCGTACTGCCCGCCTCCCCGGCCTTCTACGCGGGGGCCACACACATCCAGGACCTGGTGGACTTCGTCGCCGGACGAGTGCTGGACGCGGCGGGCGTCCCGCACACCCTGTACCGGCGCTGGGAGGGCGACGTCGGCGGGGCGCGCGCCCCGCACACGGCCAGCTGA
- a CDS encoding Lrp/AsnC family transcriptional regulator gives MDAVDRQLIQALRENGRASYAELGRLVGLSGPSVTDRINRLEAAGVITGYRATVNAASLGLGVTALIGISLSDAVDHEDVAHRLRDLAEIEDCWFIAGDDSFMLKVRAPDVDGLEKTIRRLSGTKGVSRTRTTIVLSTKWENRVGELPEEE, from the coding sequence ATGGACGCGGTGGACAGGCAGCTCATCCAGGCCCTGAGGGAGAACGGCCGGGCCTCCTACGCGGAGCTGGGACGCCTCGTCGGCCTGTCGGGACCCAGTGTCACCGACCGCATCAACCGGCTGGAGGCGGCCGGTGTCATCACCGGCTATCGCGCCACCGTCAACGCGGCCTCCCTCGGCCTCGGCGTGACCGCGCTCATCGGCATCTCGCTCTCCGACGCCGTCGACCACGAGGACGTGGCGCACCGGCTGCGGGACCTGGCCGAGATCGAGGACTGCTGGTTCATCGCGGGTGACGACTCGTTCATGCTCAAGGTGCGCGCCCCCGACGTCGACGGCCTGGAGAAGACCATCCGCCGGCTCTCCGGCACGAAGGGCGTCTCCCGTACCCGTACGACCATCGTGCTCTCCACGAAGTGGGAGAACCGGGTGGGTGAGCTGCCGGAGGAGGAGTAG
- the mqnE gene encoding aminofutalosine synthase MqnE, giving the protein MDVGLKRELEDKVRAGERLTREDGIALYESDDLAWLGGLAHEVRTRKNGDVVHFNVNRHLNMTNVCTASCAYCSFQRKPGEKDAYTMRIEEAVKLAKAMEGENLTELHIVNGLHPNLPWRYYPRSLKELKAALPNVSLKAFTATEIHHFETISGLSASEILDELIEAGLESLTGGGAEIFDWEVRQHIVDHRTHWEDWSRIHRLAHEKGLKTPCTMLYGHIEEPRHRVDHVLRLRELQDETNGFQVFIPLRYQHDFVDMKDGKVRNRLQARTQMATGAEALKTFAVSRLLFDNVPHVKVFWVMHGVQTAQLALQHGADDMDGSVVEYKITHDADNYGTPNKLTREDLLDLIRDAGFRPVERNTRYEVIREYDGPDPSRRESPQPMRV; this is encoded by the coding sequence ATGGACGTCGGGCTCAAGCGCGAGCTGGAGGACAAGGTCCGGGCCGGTGAGCGGCTGACCCGCGAGGACGGCATCGCGCTGTACGAGTCGGACGACCTGGCCTGGCTGGGCGGGCTGGCGCACGAGGTGCGGACGCGGAAGAACGGCGACGTCGTCCACTTCAACGTCAACCGCCACCTCAACATGACCAACGTGTGCACCGCCTCCTGCGCGTACTGCTCCTTCCAGCGCAAGCCGGGGGAGAAGGACGCGTACACGATGCGCATCGAGGAGGCGGTGAAGCTCGCCAAGGCGATGGAGGGCGAGAACCTCACCGAGCTGCACATCGTCAACGGCCTGCACCCCAACCTGCCGTGGCGCTACTACCCGCGCTCCCTGAAGGAACTGAAGGCCGCCCTCCCGAACGTGTCCCTGAAGGCCTTCACGGCCACGGAGATCCACCACTTCGAGACGATCAGCGGCCTCTCGGCCTCCGAGATCCTGGACGAACTGATCGAAGCGGGCCTGGAGTCGCTCACGGGCGGCGGCGCGGAGATCTTCGACTGGGAGGTCCGACAGCACATCGTCGACCACCGCACCCACTGGGAGGACTGGTCGCGGATCCACCGCCTGGCGCACGAGAAGGGCCTCAAGACGCCCTGCACCATGCTCTACGGCCACATCGAGGAGCCGCGCCACAGGGTGGACCACGTCCTGCGGTTGAGGGAACTGCAGGACGAGACGAACGGCTTCCAGGTCTTCATCCCCCTGCGCTACCAGCACGACTTCGTGGACATGAAGGACGGCAAGGTACGCAACCGCCTCCAGGCGCGGACGCAGATGGCGACGGGCGCCGAGGCCCTGAAGACCTTCGCGGTGTCGCGGCTGTTGTTCGACAACGTCCCCCACGTCAAGGTCTTCTGGGTCATGCACGGCGTCCAGACCGCCCAGCTGGCGCTCCAGCACGGCGCCGACGACATGGACGGATCGGTCGTCGAGTACAAGATCACCCACGACGCGGACAACTACGGCACGCCGAACAAACTCACCCGCGAGGACCTGCTGGACCTCATCCGGGACGCCGGCTTCCGCCCGGTCGAACGGAACACGAGGTACGAAGTGATCCGCGAATACGACGGCCCGGACCCGTCCCGCCGAGAATCCCCCCAGCCGATGCGAGTCTGA
- a CDS encoding GNAT family N-acetyltransferase produces MPLTFHLDPPLTPALHDGILTLWTDVSNAGGAVGFVPPVTREAIRPELLQHLTAMAEGRHRLLLGLDEHGTPAATAFFSFNTHRLMAHWVWLYTVMVHPSHQGKGYGRELLAAAEKEARGFEGIQAVRLTCRGGLGLEHFYASCGYKEVGRVPGAIRVAPDDHRDDITMLLPLT; encoded by the coding sequence ATGCCCCTTACGTTCCACCTGGACCCACCCCTCACCCCAGCCCTCCACGACGGCATCCTCACCCTCTGGACAGACGTCTCCAACGCCGGCGGAGCCGTGGGCTTCGTCCCCCCGGTCACACGGGAGGCGATACGCCCGGAACTCCTCCAGCACCTCACCGCCATGGCGGAGGGCAGACACCGCCTCCTCCTCGGCCTCGACGAGCACGGCACCCCCGCGGCCACCGCCTTCTTCAGCTTCAACACCCACCGCCTGATGGCCCACTGGGTATGGCTGTACACGGTGATGGTGCACCCGTCCCACCAGGGCAAGGGGTACGGCCGTGAGCTGCTGGCGGCGGCGGAGAAGGAGGCCCGCGGGTTCGAGGGGATCCAGGCCGTTCGGCTGACCTGCCGGGGCGGCCTCGGGCTCGAGCACTTCTACGCGTCCTGCGGCTACAAGGAGGTCGGCCGAGTCCCCGGCGCCATCCGCGTGGCTCCGGACGACCACCGGGACGACATCACGATGCTGCTGCCCCTGACGTGA